In Rhodopirellula bahusiensis, the genomic stretch TTGAACAGCGACACCGATGACTACAGCGAATTGCCCAAACTGCTAATCGAAAACGGCATCGGATTGAAGCGATTCGCGGAGGAAGAACTCGATCTGGAATCCGCCTTCATGGCCCTCACCAAGGGCACCAGCACCCGGATGTGAGCCCCGGCGGAGACAAATTTGGCCGAATCGTGCGTTTGGGTGCCATTCTGTAGTGATTCTGTGGTTGAGGCGTTCTGGGCGGGGTACTAAGTTACGCGGCATGAAATACCGCCAAATCGACCGAATTACCGAACTGACGCCCGGCCAACGCTTGGTCGGCGAACGAACTTTGGCGGCAAACGAAGAATACCTGGCCGATCATTTCCCGCGGTTCCCCGTCATGCCCGGCGTGATGATGCTGGAAGCTTTGCATCAAGCCGCTGTGTGGTTGATCCGAATGTCACCCGAGTTTGATTCCGCCTTGGTGCTTCTTCGCGAAGCCAAGAGCGTCAAGTTTGGTGACTTCTTGTCGCCTGGTGAGACGCTGACGGTGGAAGCGGAGATATTCAAACGCGACGGTGCAGTGACAACTGTCAAAGCCAAGGCTCGCAAAGGCGACCGGACGACTGTTTCGGCCCGTTTGGTCCTCGAGAGCTGCTCTAGTGGCGACCCAGAACATCTTGGTACCGACGCTGACGTTCAACGACTCTCTCGCGAGCAATTTTTTTCCCTGTTCAGCGACTCCCCCGCCGCGATGGCCCTGCGTCGTCCCGGCGAGAACATATCGCCGACCATGACCCCTCACTCTGTTTGAAACACACTTAGGATTAGGAACGCACGATGGCGCTCTCAGAAGACGAAATTTTCACCAAAGTCCAAGAAGCTCTCGTTGACGCATTGGGTGTCGACGACGACGAAACCACTCGCGATGCCACTTTGGTGGGCGATCTCGGCGCCGAATCAATCGACTTCCTGGACATCGTGTTCAAGCTCGAAAAAGCTTTCGACATCCAAATCCCTCGCGAAGAACTGTCGCCAGAAGACATCCTGACGAACAGCCAATACGTTCAAGACGGTGTTGTCACCGCCGACGGAATGGCCGAACTGAAGAAACGGATGCCTTGGGCCGACCTGTCGAAGTTCCAAGAAAACCCACGGGTTCAAGACTTCGGCAACTTGCTGACCGTTGGCGACTTGTGCAATTACGTCAACAGCAAAGTCAACCAGTAAGCATCCGCGTAACAACCGAAGGCAGCCTGCCATGCGATGGTTTTGGGTGGATCGCTTCACCGAATTTGTGAGCGGTTCTCATGCGTCCGGCGTCAAGAATGTCGCCTTGGACGAAGAGGTCGTTGACGATTACTGCCTCGGCTACACGATGCTTCCGCCAACTCTCATCATCGAGGGTCTCGCTCAATTGGGCGGGATCCTGGTACACGAGAAGTTCGGCTTCACCAAACGGGTCGTTTTGGCGAAGGTCGGCAGCGCGAAGTACTATGCACCGGCGCGACCTGGCGACTCATTGCAGTACCATGTCAAACTGGAACGCACCCAGGACAGCGGCGCGACCGTCACCGGCACCAGCCACTGCGATGGGGAACTGCAAGCCGAAGTTGACCTGATGTTTGCCTTCCTAGAAGAAGGTCATTTGATCGACGGACCGCTCTTCAACCCCGGCGATTTGCTGGCCATGATGCGGATGATGAACTTCTTCCACGTCGCCGTCACGGCCGACGGGGAACCGATTCCTTTTCACGAAAATCTGTAAACGTCCATGTCGTCGCGTCGCCGAGTCGTCGTCACCGGAATCGGTATGATCAACCCCATGGGTTGGGATGTCGCCACCGTTTGGTCTGGCCTTCAAGAAAGCGGCAGTGGCGTTGCGCCCACGACGCTGTTCAACGCCAGCGGTTTCCCCACGCGAATCAGTGCGGAAATCAAGAATTGGGACATCACCAAAGCGGTTGAAGACGGCGAAAAACACGTTCAACGCGGTCGTCACACCCAGTTCGCCATCGCCGCTGCCACGCAAGCGATGAAGGACAGCGGCGTCCTTTCGTCAATGAAAGATCCGACACGCTTGGGCGTTTATCTTGGCAGTGGTGAAGGCAACCAAGACTTCAACACGTTCAGCAGAATGATGGTGGCCGCGCTCGAAGATGGCACCTATGACCCAACCAAGTTCATCGCTTCCGGTTTGAGCTTGCTCGATCCCGCGAAAGAGCTGGAACAAGAACCGAACATGCCCGCGGCTCACCTTGCCGCACGCTTCAACGCCCAAGGCCCCAACTTCAACTGCTTGACCGCCTGTGCGGCCAGCAGCCAAGCAGTCGGCGAAGCCACCGAGATCATCCGTCGCGGCGAAGCCGATGCGATGTTGGCCGGCGGAACACACAGCATGATTCACCCCTTCGGTGTGACCGGATTCAACTTGCTCACCGCCCTGAGCGAAAGCAACGACGATCCAACCAAAGCCAGCCGTCCATTCGACGCGGGCCGAAACGGTTTCGTGTTGGGCGAAGGCTCCGCGATGGTCATCCTCGAAGAACTCGAATCCGCCAAAAAACGCGGCGCAACGATCTACGGCGAAGTCGCTGGCTATGGCACAACCGCTGATGCTTATCGCATCACTGACATTCCACCAGACGGCCACGGCGGAATCGCGTCGATGCGAATGGCGATCGCCGACGCGGGACTCAACCCGTCCGACATCGGTTACGTCAACGCTCACGGAACCAGCACCAAGGTCAACGACCGCGTCGAGACGAAAGCCTGCCGCGAAGTATTTGGTGACAACGCCGAACAAACTCCTGTGAGCAGCACCAAAAGCATGATGGGTCACTTGATCGCTGCCGCGGGCGTGACCGAGATGATCGTGTGCCTGATGGCGATTCGCGACTCCGTGTTGCCACCGACGATCAACCAGGAAACACCTGATCCAGATTGCGATTTGGATTACGTGCCCAACGAAGCACGCCCTGCCAAGATCACCCACGCACTGAACAACAGCTTCGGCTTCGGTGGCCAAAACGTGACACTGTGCCTCAGCCGCTTCGACGGCTAAACAGGCAGTGCCGTTTTCAGGTGCCGCCTTTTGGCGGGTTTTCCACACGGCGCACCACATCTGAAACGCATTTGGGGAGAGGTTGAGCGACGCCGTTCAGGCGCACGCGAGGTGAGGGCCGGGTATGGGAAGCGGCGTGAACTGCCCTCCCTCGGAATTTCTCTGATTGCTCGCTGAACGCTCGCTTTCCAGAAATCAGCAACTCGCTGCCTCGTCACGAATCAAAAGCGGAGATGACATGCACACCTCGCTTTCCGGCAACCCGCCAGATCTAAAATCGGCGATCGACTGCGAAATCGGCGATCGTCTTCAGCGACTCCAGTGCCGATGAAGGTGCGAATCCGCTGATCGCTTCGATCGCACTTCGGCGATACGACTCGGCAACTTTGCGAGTGTATTCTGCCGCATCGCTCTTTCGCAGAAGTGGCATCACGCGACCCAAACGATCTTCGGGCGGCAATCGCAACGCATCCAAGGCAGCCATCGCCACAGCGTTGTCGTCATGGCGTAGCAGCCGAATCAACGGCAACGTGATCTTGCCTTGTTGCAGATCAGTTCCGAGCGTTTTGCCAACGTTGTCATCGTCGCCCCACAAATCGAGAAAGTCATCCGCGATTTGGAAAGCGATTCCAAGGTCGTTGCCAAACCGAGCGAACGCTTCGACTTGACCTTCGTCGCCGCCGCTGAGATCCGCACCGATCTGACAAGAGACTCGCGTCAGTTCGGCTGTCTTGCCGCGAATGATATCGAGGTAGGTTTCCTCGTCGATATCCAGCCAATCGCGGCCGAGAACCTGACGAAGCTCACCCTCGCACACCTTTTGCGCCGCTTGCCCAACCAATCGACAGGCGAGCGTCGAAGGCAGCGTCGCCGCGAGATAAAAACTCTGGGCAAACAGATAGTCACCCAGCAGAATGCTGGTGTCGTCATTCCAGCGAGCGTTGATGGTTGGGACATGCCGGCGAGTCGTCGCTTTGTCCAACACGTCATCGTGAATCAACGTCGCGGTGTGAACCATCTCGACCACCGTCGCCATCACCACATGATCTTCCGTGGTCGCGGATTCCTCGGTCGTCAACGGATTTTTCGCGGTCCGATCGGCGTGCATGGCTGCTCCGGAAAGCAGTAGCAGTGCCGGACGCAATCGTTTTCCACCCAGCTGAGTCCCGTGCCGCAGAACCGGCACCAACGCTTCGTAGCGTGACTGCAATTCGCGGTGCAAACGGGCATCGACGGCGGCCAAAGACTCCAAAATCGGTGCGTAGATCGAACGCAGCGGACTGGAATCGCCCGAGGTCGCGGGCGCACTGGAAGCCGCATCCGACGAAGCAGCGGAAGAGTCGGAATCCACCGCTCGTTTGGAGAAAGCGGACTTCGAAGACGGAGGGACCACAGACCGATCCATGAGGCGACCAGTGAAACTGAAAAAAGACAAACAAACGCCAATCATCTGGCGACAGGGCATTTATGAATACCCCAGTACGACTTAAACCGAACGCCGGGGCCAAGGACAACCTCGAATCACCACCCGAAACGTCAAAAGGCCGAATCTCACTCAGAGGACTCGCGGAGGAAGACGCCGCTCTTCCCACCCGACTTCGATTCCAGTCGCACCTGGTGGATCACCATCTCGCGGTCAATTGACTTCAGCATGTCGTACACGGTCAGAGCAGCGGTACTGGCCGCCGTCATCGCTTCCATTTCGATTCCGGTCTTTCCGGTGGTTCGAGCCGTGGCGATGCATCGCAGCGTCCAAGCGGAAGATCCTTGAAATTCCGCAGACTCGGCTGTCTCCATCCAATCGAAGTCGATGGACACCGCTTCGATCGGAATCGCGTGACACAGCGGAATCAAATGCGAGGTCCACTTCGCGCCAGAAATTCCTGCCAACCGAGCCACGGCCAAGACATCGCCTTTCTTGGAATCTCCCCGCTTGATCGATTCCGCGGCTTCGGCCGACATGCGAATCATCGACGATGCAACCGCCTCGCGAACGGTGATGTCCTTGCCGGTCACGTCGACCATGTGGACTTCACCCGCAGCATTGAAATGGGTCGAGCGTGGTTCGGGTTTCATGACAGAGATGAAATAGCGATGGCGAGGAGATGAAGCGACCATTGAACTGCCGACGCGTCATCGATTCGGCGCGAGTCAGCTTGGGCGCCGTGCAACTTTAGCCGCCTCGCACATGAGCACAACCAAAGCCGGGTGCGTAATCGACGCCGTCTGCCTCAATCGCACCTCTCCGGCGGGCGAGATCGCCGCACAGACATCATCCTGCCGCCTCGCACGATGATTCCGTCACAAGCGACCGCCTCCGCATCCCAACGCGGGTGGGCGTGGGGAACCAAATCGTTACCTCCGGCATCCAATCAAAAAGATTTGGGAAAGTTTTTTTGGCAATGTTGTTTGATGTTGACAAGCAAAACACGTGATTCGAGCAGTCGATTCGCTGATAGTGATTGTTCGCGATGAATCACATTAAAGAGTTGACCCGGATTTACTCGACACTATGTCTCGGAAGGGAGTGTTTTAGCTTCGGCTGAAACGCTTCCGGACACCCAGGGGGGAATTCTGGGAAAGGTGCTTTGGTGTCTCACCGCCGCGGGAAAGGTTCGTCAAGATGACGAGCCACGATCGCAATGGTGATTCCTAGCACTGTCAACGGGCGATCTCAGCCGATCGTTCCGCACCAACAAAACCGTATTGCATGAACCGAAGCGTCAGGAGGACGTTTCGAGGAATGAAACGGGTGCGATGTTGCGGAACGCTGGGCCGAGTGTCACTTGAGGGCTTTCTATGTTCTTCCCGCCGATTGCACACCCATGCAGTCGTTTGAACAGACTCATTACATTTTCATCGCGAGAATCCCGAATCGGAAAGCGTTCAGCAGGACGCGAGCCGGCAGGCCCAGACCCAGCGTTTGACAACCTCAACCACCATCAATCAAAGCACGACCCACCGTGAATAGATTGGTTCCCAACGAGCATTTTTCGTTGAGAGCGTGCGGATGAGAACGGAGAGCGAAAGAAGGGCCACAGGGGCAATGGTTACCGACGCACCATTGTTCCAAGGGAAGAATCAACGAGGCGTTTTGGAGCACCTAGTATGAAGGTCTTCACAACTGGACAGGTCGCCAAGATCTGTAAAGTTGCCCCACGAACTGTTAGTAAATGGTTCGATTCGGGGCGTTTGAAAGGCTACCGCATTCCTGGATCGCAAGATCGACGGATCCCGCGGGAGTATTTGATCAAATTCTTGAAAGAGCATGGTATGCCCTTGGGCGACCTGGAAGACGAAGCGATGGCAAAGTGCCTGATCGTCGCCCAGGACCAAGTTCTCATCGAGAACCTGAAGCGTGAATTGCCACCCGAGAAATCGTTCAAAGTCGCTGTTGCAGCCAGCGGATTTGAAGCCGGCATTCAAGCCGAAAGCTTCAATCCAGACTGCATCATCGTGGACTTTTCGATCGGTAAAATCGAAGCGGTTCAAATTTGCCAAAACCTGCGAAAGAACATCGATTTCACCGATATCGTGTTGATTGCGTTGCTGCCAGATGATGGCCAACCAATGAGCTTCGATCGCAGCAGCATCAACGAAACGTTCAAAAAACCGTTCGACGCCCACTTGTTGGCAGAACGTTTGCGAACCCTCGTCGGAGCAAAGAAGGAGTTGGTCTAAGACCGACTCAGAAGGGCCTTTGTGCCACCCCGCCTCGACGCCCTTCATGCGAACCCGCTCGCATGAAGGGCGTTTTTTTCGTTGGCATGCATCTCGACTGACCAATATTTGCATCCCAAGACTGGGGTCGATAAAACCAGTGACGATCCTTCGCGTTCGTCCACTGTCAAAATCAAGGTCAGCCATGTGTCGTGGAAACACAAAGATCTGCACAAGTCACGTGTGGTTCATGTTCGCGTGCTTGACAAGCATTTGCTTAGCACCCACCCAAGCACAGGACCCCGCCGCTAAACCTCCGACGCTTGCCAGCGGTTCGACGGTTGCGGGCAAAGTCTTGTTGCCAGATAGCAATCCTTCCGCAGAAGCGATTGTCTTTCTATTGGAAAGCAACGGAGGTTCGTTCCGCTTGCCAACTAAACCGCTGACCACCCAAACAAAATCCGATGGGACGTTTCAATTCAACGATGTCCCAACGGGCCGGTATCGCGTCTGGGCAGAGACGGATCAGCTCACAACCTTGCAAGAAAAATTGCGAGGCGTCGTCGTCCAAGTGGAAACGGAACCACCGAGCGATGCCAGCGACATCGAATTGAAACTGCATCCTGGCTGCGGCTATGACGTGGCGGTGCATGACTCGGAAACCAAACAACCGATCCCGAACGCGAAAATTTCGTTTGGCTGGACGGACATCGTTCGCGAGTACACCACCGGCAAAGACGGCGTGGCGAAGCCGCGAAACCTTTCGGTATCCGATTGGTATTTCATCGCGAAAGCCGATGGTTATGCCACGCAGTTTCTGAAGACGTCCAAGCAAGAACTCGGCACCGTTCTGCCGATTCGGTTTGACCTAAATCCTGGTGGCAAATTGACCGGTGTCTTGCGGGACGGAGACGAGCAACCGGTTGCCGACGCAAAGGTTTCCATCGTTGCCGCATCTCGTGGAATGGACCCCAGTTATGGATCAACCGTCACCAATGAGGCCGGCGAATTTTCTTTCGAGGGCTTGCCCGTCGGAAAAACATTTCGCCTGTCCGCGACCAAGGACGCGTATCTGCGTGCAAGCCACGAGTGCGCGGTTGCTTCGGCGGAAGCATCAACACAAGCGGACTTCCAACTGCTGAAACGTCCTTATGGTAGCGACGTCCGCGTCACTGTCCTCGACGAAAATGATCAACCGATGAGGGCCGCGAAACTGACCAATCGCGGCAACAGCACAGCCGATGTTCGATCGGGCGAGACTGATGAGCAGGGCGTTTGCTTGCTGCAAGACTTGTTCAGCGGCTACGCGGGATGTCAGGTTTCGGTCAAGGCCGACGGCTACATCGCCGTGCAGAGGAGCATCGATCCGGGAAGCATTGATACGCCATCAGAAATCACAGTCAACCTTCAGCCCGGCAAGACGCTTCGCGGAAGGGTGATCCTTCCCAGTGGTGAGCCCGCCTCCAAGCTGAGGGTTTACTACGACGGCGGTGAAAACCCGTTCAACGGATTGGGCGGCCGAGTGGAGACCGACGCCGATGGCAAATACGAAATTCGCGGATTGGCATCTCAAACCACACTGACCGTTTCCACTCCCAAACAGTGTGCTCCGGTTCGTGGCCTTCTGGTTCAAGTCATCGACGAAGAGTTCGAACTTCAATTGCAAGCGGCAGGCATCTTGATCGCCCGCGCGGTGGATGCGGAAACCAAAGCCCCCATCGCAAGCTTCAATGTCAAACTCGGGTTCAGCGAAGACCGACGCGCAGGTGACCCTCGCTCTGGCGGCATTTCAACGCGACTGACACAGCAGGGCGAAAACATCCAAGGCACTCAAAAGGAGTTTCGCCTCGAAGGAAAGACTCCCGGCACGCCATACAAACTGATCGTTTCCGCAGACGGTTATGAGACCAACACTCTGGAACGAGTCGAGGTTCAATCCGCCAATACGGCCGAAGTGTTGGACGTTCCGCTGAAACGCACACGTGCGGAAGACCTTCAAACCGTTGCCGGCCAGTTGGTCGACGCCGACGGGAACCCGATTGTGGGTGCGTCGGTGCGACTGCTGGTCGGCGGTGCAATCCCGCAGCCGATCAATGGGCGGATGCAGGGTTGGCGATACTATCATTGGGGACTACTGCGCCGCGACAACATCGAGAACCGAGATCAATGCTTGCAGTTATTGAAAACGTCCAGTGATGCCGAAGGCCGGTTCGAATTCAAAGGCGTTCGAAAAGAAACACCTTGGCTAGAGCTTTTCTACTCAGGCCCCAATTTGATGCCGCAGCGGTATTCGAACATGCGAATATTTTCCGATTTAGAACTCACTGATCTGGTCATTCCTGCGGAGGCCCCCGCCAGCCTAACGATCGACCTCGACCTGGACGATTGGCCGACCGCAGACTCTGTCACGTTGGAAGCGGAGAACTACGTCAGCGGCCAAAACGCGGTCGATTTGGCTTTCGAGAGTGAATCAAAAAAGCTAGCGGATGGGACTCCAATTGTTTTCTCACATCTTCCCTCTGGCACGTATTCCGTGTTGGTTCAGGCCAAGCCAGTGCCGCTCGGAAACGGTGGCTATCGTGTTCAATCGATTTATCATCAAGCGATCACAATCGAACCGGGGCGTTCACACGACATCGAATTGAAGCGATGAACGCGAGCCAGCAAGGAACCACGGAAGCGGCGATCGAAAGCACACATTTGTCGTTGGCGAATCGTTTCGCTGCTGAACTGCTTCCATGAAGACGCCTCGTTTTGGGTTCTGGTTGAAGTGGCTACACTAACCCGTCGCGACGGACAACGATCCATTGCATCATTGATCCGCCCGCTGCTGCTTTTGTGAAATTGCGATTTCTCGCGAGCCGTGCCCGCCTTCCACCCACGATCTCATGGCCCATCTCACCTCTTCCATCGACGGCAATCCTTCGGGCACCTTCCAGTTGGACCGAGATGAAATGCAGGTGGGCAGACATCCCGATTGCGACATCGTGGTCGATGCGGGGGCGGTCAGTCGCTATCACGCGAAAATCACCAAGAAAGGCAATGAGTTCGAGGTCGACGACGCTGGCAGCCGAAACGGAACCTTCGTCAACGGCCAACTGCTTTCGCGACCGCACGTGTTGTCCGAAGGCGACCGAATCCGAATCAGCGAAGTCGTGCTGGTTTTCCACGGCGACGAAGCACCTGGTTTTGCCACCGGAAGCGGTAGCGGCGAGATGACCTTCGACGGATCCAACTTTGGGATCCTGATGGTCGATGAGACTCACGCGAAACAGATCACCGGCCCCAAAGTCGAATTCCGGTCCGGCGACGACGGGTTGAAAATGTCGGCGACGGCGGAAGCCAAACTGGCCGCCTTGATCGCGATCAACAGCAACCTGACCGGTGCCATTTCGGTCGACGATGTTTTGCCGAAGGTCCTGTCCAGCCTGTTTCAGATCTTCCCGTCGGCCGACCGCGGATTTGTGGTCATGGAAACGGCCGATGGATCACTGGTTCCTCGCTGGGTCCAACTTCGAAACAAAACCGACGACACCGAAACGATTCGCATCAGTCGAACGATCATCCGTCAAACGATGGAAACCGGCCACACGATTCTGTCGCTCGATGCCATGGACGACAGCCGATTCGACAGCAGTGAATCGATCGCGGATTTTTCGATTCGCTCGATGATGTGCGCACCGTTGCATGACGAAGACGGCAAAGCCATTGGTGCTCTGCAAATTGATTCAACCCAAGGCCGAGGCCAATTTCGCGACGAAGACATCGACTTGCTGACCGGTATCGCCGCGCAGTCCAGCGTGGTTTTGAACAACGCTCGCATGCACGAGCAAGCACTTCGTCAAATGGAAGTCGAACAAGACCTCAAACTTGCCACCGAAGTCCAGCAAGCTTTCCTGCCCGCTCACGCCCCCACCGTTCCGACTTATCACCTCGAAAGCTTCTACCAGGCCGCCAACCACATCGGCGGAGATTACTTCGATTACGTTGACTTGCCCGATGGTCGTTTGGCAGTCGTGGTGGCCGATGTGGTCGGGCACGGAGTTGCCGCCGCGATGTACATGGCCAAGCTTTCCGCCGAGACACGATTTTGCCTCGCCAGTGAACCCGACCTAGCACGAGCGGTGGAGCGACTGAACGATCGCATGAGTGCCTTGGAAGTCCAGCGCTTCGTGACCTATCTCTTGGTCGTGATCGATCCGAAGTCCAACGAGCTGAAGATCGTCAACGCGGGCCACATGCCTCCGATTGTTCGCGATGCCTCCACTGGAGAAATCAGTGAACCTGGAGACGAAGACTCGGGCCTGCCAATCGCAATCGATGAGGGCATGGAGTACGCGGTGACCACCGTCCCGATGCATGCGGGAGATCTGGCGGTGATGTACACCGATGGGTTCAGCGAAGCATTGAATTTGCAAGAAGACGAATGGGGAACCGATCCTCTTCGAAAAATCGTGCGTGAAGCGACCGAATCGGAAGACGAAGACGAACCTTTGGCAAAGACGGTCAAAGGCGAAATCGTTCGCCAAGCATTTGAACACATGGGCACCGCGGTGCAGTTCGACGACATGTGTCTGGTCATCATCCAGCGCACCGAAGATGCCGTGGGTGGCGCCCCTCGAACGCAACCAGCCGCTGCCCAGTCTGATGACGACGGCCCACAAGTCTCCAAGCAATCCGAAACGATCAACGAGCTGGACATCAACGACACCTTGCCAGCCGACTTGTCCGAAAACAATTGATCCCCTCTCAACCATCACGTATCTCAACATGACGAAGTCAATCTGCCGCTGGGGAATCCTGGGCGCCGCAAACATCGCTCGCAAGAACTGGAAAGCCATCCGAATGAGCGGAAACGGAGTCGTCGCAGCTGTCGCCAGCCGTGACGTCGGACGAGCCGAAGCATTCATCCACGATTGCTCTCTGGAATGCCCGCCAGTGATCACCAAATCCGATGGCTCCGCTGAGTTGACTCGCCCCGAAGCGATCGGCGACTACCAAACGATGTTGGATCGCGATGACATCGACGCCGTTTACATCGCCGTTCCGACGACGCATCGAAAGCAATGGGTGCTCGCCGCTGCCGCGGCGGGGAAACACGTGATCGCCGAAAAACCTTTCGCGGTCCACGCCGACGACGCCATTGAGATGGCAGATGCGTGCCGCGACGCCGGGGTGAATCTCATGGATGGCGTGATGTTTGATCACTCCAGCCGACTGCCCGAGCTCAAACACACGCTGACTGATCCGGTCGCGTTCGGCGATCTGAAACGAATCCAAACCCACTTTTCGTTTTGCGGCGATGACTCATTCGAAGAAGCCAACATCCGCGCCAACGCCGAACTCGAACCACACGGCGCACTTGGTGACCTCGGGTGGTATTGCATTCGATTCACCCTCTGGGCCGCAGGCGACCGATTGCCTGTTGCCGTCAGTGGTCAATCAACCGTGCGTCTCGACGAGGGTCGCGTGCCGGGTGAGTTCCAAGGTGAAATGCGATTCGACGACGGCCTGACCGCAGGATTCTTCTGCTCGTTCTTTTCCGTCAATCAACAAACCGCAACGCTGTCGGGCAACCGCGGCTACGCGACGCTGAACGACTTCGTGTTGCCATTCAACGGATCAGAAACTGCCTGGGAAACGCACCAACACGAACTGTTCATCGACAACTGTCGCTGGAACTTTGGCAAACACACTCGACAACACGGTGTCACCGAACACGCCAGCGGTGAAGCGGATTCGCAAGAAGTCCGAATGTTCCGACACTTCGCCGATGAAGTCCTGCACGGCCGGATCGAAGCTCGTTCATCTGACATCGCCGTCAAAACCCAACAAGTGCTTGACGCTCTTCGACGCAGTGACGCCGACGAAAGCCGCTGGATCAAGCTCTAGCATTCCCCAAACCAATGTCGCCAATCGGCTCCGCCCGATTGAGTTTCACCACGACAGCAGAACAGACTCAGCTCGGCTTCTCATAAAACTTGCTGATATCAAGTTCTTGCTTCTGTTCTTGCTCCATCAGTTTCAAACGTGACTCCAAACGTTCGATACGTCGGAGCAGTTGCGGGATTGTGTCGCGATCTTCCGTCACACGAACGGGACGAGGAACGGGCGGGTAACCAAGGTGCCGCTGCATCGCACCAAACAAGTACACCGGATCTTTCCGCCGGTTCGCCAAAGCGATGCGTCCTTCCTTTTCGCCAAACAGGAACGGCCCTTTCTGGCTGACGTCTTGATCAGCCTCCTTCAAGCGACGTCGATACTCGTCGCTGCCTAGAAACAGCAAGTCGGCCAAATCGACCAAGCCCACTTGGGCTCGCAAGCTCAACAACCACTGCGACCACGCCGTGTCATAGACCGGATCCTGGCTCATCGCCAACAATCCGGCGTCGTACCCCAACCGGTTTCGCGAAAGCGTTTCGAACTGGAAGAAGAAAAAACCACAACGACTGTGCTGAAGGATCGCTTCCGGAGTGGCCGGTCCACGCTGATGCGAATTGGCCTGAGCAGCGGGCGACACACCCGACTCAGCCGCTTCCAATTGCTCACTGAACTGAGACCTCAACTTCGCATCGGCCTGCAGAATCTGAAGTGCCAAATGAATGGTGAACCGACCGGCTTCCTCTTCCGATTCGTTGATCAGATAGGTTTGAAACGGCGAGAAATAGTGCGACAGTCGCTCCATCGCCGGGCCCATCAATCCAGTGTGCCGAAGTTCCGTGAGCATGAACTCGATCGCCA encodes the following:
- a CDS encoding carboxypeptidase regulatory-like domain-containing protein gives rise to the protein MTSICLAPTQAQDPAAKPPTLASGSTVAGKVLLPDSNPSAEAIVFLLESNGGSFRLPTKPLTTQTKSDGTFQFNDVPTGRYRVWAETDQLTTLQEKLRGVVVQVETEPPSDASDIELKLHPGCGYDVAVHDSETKQPIPNAKISFGWTDIVREYTTGKDGVAKPRNLSVSDWYFIAKADGYATQFLKTSKQELGTVLPIRFDLNPGGKLTGVLRDGDEQPVADAKVSIVAASRGMDPSYGSTVTNEAGEFSFEGLPVGKTFRLSATKDAYLRASHECAVASAEASTQADFQLLKRPYGSDVRVTVLDENDQPMRAAKLTNRGNSTADVRSGETDEQGVCLLQDLFSGYAGCQVSVKADGYIAVQRSIDPGSIDTPSEITVNLQPGKTLRGRVILPSGEPASKLRVYYDGGENPFNGLGGRVETDADGKYEIRGLASQTTLTVSTPKQCAPVRGLLVQVIDEEFELQLQAAGILIARAVDAETKAPIASFNVKLGFSEDRRAGDPRSGGISTRLTQQGENIQGTQKEFRLEGKTPGTPYKLIVSADGYETNTLERVEVQSANTAEVLDVPLKRTRAEDLQTVAGQLVDADGNPIVGASVRLLVGGAIPQPINGRMQGWRYYHWGLLRRDNIENRDQCLQLLKTSSDAEGRFEFKGVRKETPWLELFYSGPNLMPQRYSNMRIFSDLELTDLVIPAEAPASLTIDLDLDDWPTADSVTLEAENYVSGQNAVDLAFESESKKLADGTPIVFSHLPSGTYSVLVQAKPVPLGNGGYRVQSIYHQAITIEPGRSHDIELKR
- a CDS encoding SpoIIE family protein phosphatase, translating into MAHLTSSIDGNPSGTFQLDRDEMQVGRHPDCDIVVDAGAVSRYHAKITKKGNEFEVDDAGSRNGTFVNGQLLSRPHVLSEGDRIRISEVVLVFHGDEAPGFATGSGSGEMTFDGSNFGILMVDETHAKQITGPKVEFRSGDDGLKMSATAEAKLAALIAINSNLTGAISVDDVLPKVLSSLFQIFPSADRGFVVMETADGSLVPRWVQLRNKTDDTETIRISRTIIRQTMETGHTILSLDAMDDSRFDSSESIADFSIRSMMCAPLHDEDGKAIGALQIDSTQGRGQFRDEDIDLLTGIAAQSSVVLNNARMHEQALRQMEVEQDLKLATEVQQAFLPAHAPTVPTYHLESFYQAANHIGGDYFDYVDLPDGRLAVVVADVVGHGVAAAMYMAKLSAETRFCLASEPDLARAVERLNDRMSALEVQRFVTYLLVVIDPKSNELKIVNAGHMPPIVRDASTGEISEPGDEDSGLPIAIDEGMEYAVTTVPMHAGDLAVMYTDGFSEALNLQEDEWGTDPLRKIVREATESEDEDEPLAKTVKGEIVRQAFEHMGTAVQFDDMCLVIIQRTEDAVGGAPRTQPAAAQSDDDGPQVSKQSETINELDINDTLPADLSENN
- a CDS encoding Gfo/Idh/MocA family protein, translated to MTKSICRWGILGAANIARKNWKAIRMSGNGVVAAVASRDVGRAEAFIHDCSLECPPVITKSDGSAELTRPEAIGDYQTMLDRDDIDAVYIAVPTTHRKQWVLAAAAAGKHVIAEKPFAVHADDAIEMADACRDAGVNLMDGVMFDHSSRLPELKHTLTDPVAFGDLKRIQTHFSFCGDDSFEEANIRANAELEPHGALGDLGWYCIRFTLWAAGDRLPVAVSGQSTVRLDEGRVPGEFQGEMRFDDGLTAGFFCSFFSVNQQTATLSGNRGYATLNDFVLPFNGSETAWETHQHELFIDNCRWNFGKHTRQHGVTEHASGEADSQEVRMFRHFADEVLHGRIEARSSDIAVKTQQVLDALRRSDADESRWIKL